One part of the Acinetobacter sp. XS-4 genome encodes these proteins:
- the pepN gene encoding aminopeptidase N gives MNIAAQPPVQADQTVYLKDYQKPAFLVESINLDIQVYDDKTIVDSTLVMKRQTEGDLVLLGRDLELQSVQLNGQILTSAQYSLDSEQLVIANAPAEVILQTQVIIHPETNTQLEGLYKADDLFVTQNEPEGFRKITFYPDRPDVLSVFTTRVEADKKYPVLLANGNLLETGEVGENRHFAIWQDPTKKPSYLFACVIGDLAVLKDRYTTSEGRDVALEIYAIEKDIPKCHIAMEALKHSMRWDEEHYGRAYDLDNYMIVAVSQFNMGAMENKGLNIFNTSCVLADEEYTTDAAIMRVQSVIAHEYFHNWTGNRITCRDWFQLCLKEGLTVFRDQSFSEDLQSAAVQRIDDVAVLKSHQFPEDAGPLSHPPRPDHFVEINNFYTATVYEKGAEINRMMSTLLGKEKYRQGTDEYFRRHDGQAVTVEDWVAALTAGSGVDLSAFLTWYNQPGTPKLEAKGEYDAAAQTYRLSFKQSLKAHPKYPNLKAVPIPVALALFNAKTGEQYTLHSDSLFANDVKDGVYLFDQDEATIEFTGVTEQPVVSLLRNFSAPVNLVFDYTDEELAFLIQHETNGFNQWQATQTLLERILLEDHSADAYIQAIQSTLPELVGRDPLLASRLFDVPSEGYLGSRIDQNYAPADIHVKREALLNRLAQELGAFWKDTYLTLDPDLQKEFSLAMGVRALKNIMLMMMARQGDQTAFELAHVQYQNTGNMSERLGALRVLVWQNAPQAQGALADFYDRFKDEALSLDQWFMIQAANPNATAETIEYLTHHPDYDLTTPNRIRAVSGGVSNNPENTWGFGVAHFINLAQYLDEKNPILGSRLLQVLSRWYTLAEPQRTQVQQALQELQPKVKSKNVSETLNSMLSV, from the coding sequence ATGAATATTGCGGCGCAGCCTCCAGTTCAGGCAGATCAAACAGTTTATTTAAAAGATTATCAAAAACCTGCGTTCTTGGTTGAATCAATTAATCTTGATATTCAAGTATATGATGATAAAACGATTGTTGATTCAACACTTGTTATGAAGCGCCAAACTGAGGGCGATTTGGTTTTGCTAGGTCGTGATCTTGAGTTGCAATCTGTTCAGTTAAATGGACAAATTCTTACTTCTGCACAATATTCACTCGATAGTGAGCAATTGGTGATCGCTAATGCACCAGCTGAAGTCATTTTACAAACACAAGTGATTATTCATCCAGAAACGAATACTCAATTAGAAGGTTTATATAAAGCCGATGACTTATTTGTAACCCAAAATGAACCTGAAGGTTTCCGCAAAATTACGTTCTATCCAGACCGTCCAGATGTACTTTCAGTTTTTACTACACGTGTAGAAGCAGACAAAAAATATCCAGTTTTACTTGCTAATGGTAATTTGCTTGAAACAGGTGAGGTTGGTGAAAATCGCCACTTTGCAATTTGGCAAGACCCGACTAAAAAACCAAGCTATTTGTTTGCTTGTGTCATTGGTGATTTAGCTGTACTTAAAGATCGTTATACGACATCTGAAGGGCGTGATGTCGCTTTAGAAATTTATGCAATAGAGAAAGACATTCCAAAATGCCATATCGCGATGGAAGCATTAAAGCATTCTATGCGTTGGGATGAAGAACACTATGGTCGTGCCTATGACCTCGACAACTATATGATTGTTGCGGTGAGTCAGTTCAACATGGGTGCAATGGAAAATAAAGGTTTAAATATCTTTAATACGTCATGCGTGCTTGCTGATGAAGAATACACAACTGACGCAGCGATTATGCGTGTACAGTCTGTGATTGCCCATGAATATTTTCATAACTGGACAGGGAACCGTATTACTTGCCGTGACTGGTTCCAACTTTGCTTAAAAGAAGGCTTAACGGTATTCCGTGATCAATCTTTCTCTGAAGATTTACAATCTGCTGCGGTTCAACGTATTGATGATGTGGCTGTGCTTAAATCACACCAGTTCCCTGAAGATGCAGGTCCATTGTCGCATCCACCACGTCCAGACCACTTTGTAGAAATTAATAACTTCTATACAGCGACAGTCTATGAAAAAGGTGCGGAAATTAACCGCATGATGTCGACCTTACTCGGTAAAGAAAAATACCGTCAAGGAACCGATGAATATTTCCGCCGTCATGATGGACAAGCTGTAACTGTAGAAGATTGGGTTGCTGCTTTAACTGCGGGTTCAGGTGTCGATTTATCTGCATTCTTAACTTGGTATAACCAGCCGGGAACGCCAAAGCTTGAAGCAAAAGGTGAATATGATGCAGCAGCACAAACTTACCGTTTAAGCTTTAAACAAAGCCTAAAAGCACATCCTAAATACCCAAATTTAAAAGCTGTTCCGATTCCTGTGGCTTTAGCACTCTTTAATGCCAAAACAGGTGAGCAATATACCTTGCACAGTGACAGCCTATTCGCAAACGATGTTAAAGATGGCGTGTACTTGTTTGACCAAGATGAAGCAACCATTGAATTTACTGGCGTGACTGAGCAACCAGTGGTGTCGCTACTTCGTAATTTCTCTGCGCCTGTGAATCTTGTATTTGATTATACCGATGAAGAATTAGCATTCTTAATTCAGCACGAAACGAATGGTTTTAACCAATGGCAAGCAACGCAAACTTTGCTTGAACGTATTTTGCTAGAAGACCATTCAGCAGATGCTTACATTCAAGCCATTCAAAGCACTTTACCTGAACTAGTTGGCCGTGACCCGCTTTTAGCATCGCGTTTATTTGATGTACCAAGTGAAGGTTATTTGGGTAGTCGTATCGATCAGAACTATGCACCAGCTGATATTCATGTAAAACGTGAAGCTTTACTTAATCGTTTAGCACAAGAGTTAGGCGCATTCTGGAAAGATACTTACCTTACGCTTGACCCAGACCTGCAAAAAGAATTTTCTTTAGCTATGGGTGTACGTGCGTTAAAGAACATTATGCTGATGATGATGGCTCGTCAGGGTGATCAAACTGCATTTGAACTTGCACACGTGCAATACCAAAACACCGGAAATATGTCTGAACGCTTAGGGGCGTTACGTGTATTGGTTTGGCAAAATGCGCCTCAAGCTCAAGGTGCGCTTGCTGATTTTTATGACCGTTTCAAAGATGAGGCTTTATCTTTAGATCAATGGTTCATGATTCAGGCAGCAAATCCAAATGCGACAGCAGAAACAATCGAGTACCTTACTCATCATCCTGACTATGATTTAACAACTCCAAACCGTATTCGTGCGGTGAGTGGAGGGGTATCAAATAACCCTGAAAACACGTGGGGCTTTGGTGTAGCTCACTTTATTAATCTTGCACAATATCTTGATGAAAAGAACCCAATTTTAGGTTCACGCCTGTTACAGGTATTGTCACGTTGGTACACACTTGCGGAACCTCAGCGAACTCAAGTGCAACAAGCTTTACAAGAATTACAGCCTAAAGTGAAATCGAAAAACGTCTCTGAAACTTTAAATAGTATGTTAAGCGTTTAA